A stretch of Microtus pennsylvanicus isolate mMicPen1 chromosome 5, mMicPen1.hap1, whole genome shotgun sequence DNA encodes these proteins:
- the LOC142851346 gene encoding CUB and zona pellucida-like domain-containing protein 1 has product MKLVPGSYRKERTPLKSSIKAPGTLPMILSSSQDHQGSLSYSNSIRGRTQGHPGRVIVRHKVPQVKFTCKVDGQSAMEIVHASDTQKDHVSYDVSISFLQSPASQNMGVGAPPYTHQREEVFLQATLHSHNPNLRLVVDTCVASPDPSDFTTVKYELIQEGCIKDKSYSDLHTSGKNVAQFKFNAFSFLKSYDVVYLQCKVAVCRIGDHSSRCSQGCTKRGRRSTGSAEAREEPTEYFQTVGPLKIHRAGH; this is encoded by the exons ATGAAGCTGGTACCTGGCTCTTATAGGAAGGAAAGGACTCCACTAAAGAGTAGCATCAAGGCTCCAGGTACACTACCTATGATTCTCTCATCCTCTCAGGATCATCAAGGCTCTCTCAGCTACTCCAACTCCATCAGAGGCAgaactcaaggccaccctggccgAGTCATCGTGAGGCACAAGGTGCCCCAGGTGAAGTTCACCTGCAAAGTGGATGGCCAGTCTGCAATGGAAATTGTGCATGCGAGTGACACTCAGAAGGACCATGTCAGCTACGATGTGTCGATTTCATTCCTCCAGTCGCCTGCATCCCAGAATATGGGGGTTGGAGCTCCTCCTTATACCCATCAGAGGGAAGAGGTCTTCCTGCAGGCCACCCTCCACAGCCACAATCCCAATCTGAGGCTCGTGGTGGATACCTGTGTGGCTTCTCCTGACCCCAGTGATTTCACAACTGTCAAGTATGAACTGATTCAGGAAGG GTGCATCAAAGACAAATCCTACTCCGACCTGCATACCTCTGGGAAGAACGTGGCCCAGTTCAAGTTCAACGCCTTCAGCTTCCTCAAAAGCTACGATGTGGTCTACCTGCAGTGTAAGGTTGCTGTCTGCCGAATCGGAGACCACTCTTCCCGATGCTCACAAGGTTGTACAAAACGAGGGAGGAGAAGCACAggctctgcagaggccagagaagaaccAACTGAGTACTTCCAAACAGTAGGGCCACTAAAGATCCACAGAGCAGGTCATTAG